The genomic DNA ACCGTAGGCCAGTTTGTTTATGTGATCCGCAAGCGCATCAAGCTCGTGCCGGAAAAGGCCATCTTTATCTTCGTGGGCGACATACTCCCGGCGACTGCCGCGCTGATGAGTGCGATCTACGAGGAATacaaggacgaggacgggTTCCTCTATGTGAGGTACGCCCCACGACTCACACAGCTATTCCGGCGAAAACACATTGTGCGTGGCACGACTAACGCAGTGGGTCCTGCCCGTAGGCACGCGCCGGTGATCACGACTATCTATGTAGATGTAGCAGTAGGCATGTGGGATATCCCGTTGCGATCCGATTCGCATCGACAGCAAGGCACTTTTATCGCCTGCCGCACTGCACACGCATGCACACCGTACCGCGAaacgcggcacgcgccgctcgctccGCTGCCCCGCCCGCAGCGACACGCGGCGCTTATGTggaggtgcgccgcgggaCCACTGCTTGCAGATTAAAACCAGTTTTAGCAGGCGCACAACAATTGACCGCCCGCAAAATCGCTGCCAAGACCTCGTTGTCGTGCGTGGCTGAAACCGGCTCCTCAGCGTTGGTCGGGTAGTAGGCCGTGTGCTGGTCACAAATCACCCCCTCCCTTCCttcttgagcgcctcgtctgCCTCGGTGGCGTTTCTTCTCGGACCCAGCCAAAATTACGGCGTGCAGAAAGACGCACCGTTGAACACAAACATGTCGCCTCGCGACGATGGTACGTTTCttctcgcgctgcgtgctAACACGCAACAGAGCCGCCAGGGTCACCCCCTCCGGCGCTTGCAGAAACCGCGGCCGCAGAAGCCACGGCAGCGGCCCGAAgcccgccgcagccgaTTCCCatccgccgcccgcgcacgacggacgaggcgctgatgAGCACGCATGGCCTCTGTGCTAGTAGGTCGCCGCTGTCGAACAGCGACGGCGAATACCCcagctcgccctcgtccccgctgtcgccgacgaatagcgcccgccgcgtgTTGGATTCGCGCCATCGCGCCCCGTCCCCGTCGCGTAGCCCGCCGTTTGGCGTGTCGCGGCcgttgcggcgcgtccCATCGCATGGATCGCTGcttggcggcggccgcgcgtcgccgccgagcggaAATTGGCTCGCCCACAGCAGCAGCCTCTGGCCCGACGGCCAGTTTAGCGCGTCGACCAACGCGCGCATCTCGTCGCCACTCACCGAgaatgcgctcgacgggcCCGCCGAGTACATTCCccgctcgggcgcaccgACAATGGGGCCCGACGTGGTCAACTCGGTGTGGATCgagtcgccgccgcaccggcaccgcacctcgccgtcgggcgagggcgaggcaCACCTGAGCCCCTCACCGGTGCTCTCGGGGAGCAGCAGCAACGAGTCACCCTCGGACAAGATCAGCCTCGGCTTTCCCCGCCTCTCATCGCTCTCGCTCAGCGGCTCGCCCCccgtctcgctcgagcacgggcgcgcgtcgccttcGAACGCCAACGAgctctcctcgtcgccccgCAGCCCGTCGTTGCACGCCGGCAACTCGCCGGAAAGCCCGCCCAAGGTGCGCAGCAACattgcgctgccgccgcgctcgggctactcgctcagcgacgactcggactcggtgcgctccgAGACCGACGGCTCGAACGGCTCCGGCGTCAGCAgctccggctcgggctcggaAAACGAGCATGAGAATGGAGGGaatgacgacgacgacgacgacgacgacgaaagcgacgcgcgcctaCGCCGCTGGCAgatggcgcgcgccgcaagccAAGACCGCACGGAACGTGGCGGAGACGACACGCAATTTGAGAACTCCTCGTTCGAAGACGATGATACCAGTAAcgacgccgatgccgaggacgaggcgtcgcgcgaggtgcgcaagccCGTGCCGATTGTCCCTCCGGCCGTGGACGAGACAGAAGACACGCCGATGCACGACTACGCGCCAGACGGCGCCGTGGACCCGCTGGTGGCGGTCGACAGCCCGACGATCCCCGATACCGAGTCTCTGGAAGACGGACTGAGcagcctcgagcgcatcttTTTGTTCGCCAAGAGCGACATGGCCTACCACCGCGTGCTTGTCTCGCGCTGCCTCGCCGAGTGGATCCGCGAGGTGGACCTGACCGACGCGGTGGAGTATGTGATCCCCCTCCTGAacgagctcgcgaccgacgagatcgaggtGAGCGCCGTCTTTGCGCCGGAACTGGGCCGCCTGATGTGGTTCTTTTTCCGCAACTGCCcgctggccgagctgcaggaggAGGAAAGCAGCAACGAGGGCAGCACCGACGAAGAAATCATTCCCCGGCCGCATCTCCCGGTGGGCATCTTTTCCACGCTGCTCTGCGCCTTGCTCCTGAACCCCAACTCGGCCGtgtcgggcgcgacgcaggcaTCGATCGTCGAGTACTTCCTGCGCACCAAGCACTACGACGAAGTCGTGGATaacggcgcggcgccggacTCGGGCACGACCGAAAGCGCCGAAGAGGTGTCGATGGCCGACCTCGTCGTGCAGggcaccgcgcgcgagggGAAAATGGTGCCGCTGGCTCCGTACCACTttggccgcgcggcgcgcaacgCGGTGCTCAACGAGCTCTTTGAAAATGTGGCGATCGCCATCTCGCGCTTCGACGGAAGCGATTCCCGCTCGCAGCAGAGCGAGGACGTActgccgacgagcgcgagcggcgcaccggcaggCCAGGCGGACGCCACCGGCATCGCTCCTGCCGATTCGCTCCTGAGCCAGTCGCTGGACCATGGGCAGTACGACGAGGAGTCGGCGCTCGGACGCATGATGTCGGTGAACCTCCTCGCGGCCATCACCGTCGAGGGCGGCTTCACcaccgagcagctcgcgctgcgcgtcgtgccCGAGATCACGAGCTGGCCGCTGGACCCTGCCTTTTTCGTGCGAAAAGaggtggcggcggcgattGGCATTAtcggcaaggcgctcgtcgcgcagcagagCAAGGAGAGCTCGGGCTTTGACTACGCCGAgacggacgcgccgcagcgcctgctcacCGCGGTGAACCGCGTGCTGCTGGACCACGTGTGGCAGGTGCGCCAGGCCGCGTGCTACTCGCTCCCCGGCGTCTTTTCGACGCAACCCCACGGCCCCAAGCGGCGCAAAGACCTCGTGATTATcatgcgtgcgctgcaccagGACGTCTCACCGAatgtgcagctcgccgcgttCGAAATGATTGGCGAAGTGATCTACCTCTTCCACAACGACCCGAATGGCGTGCCGAACGAGCTGGTGAACCTCTTTCTGGGCAGCCCGATGCCCACCAAAGGCGAGACCGAGCGCGCGTACGACCCGTCGGACCTGCTGTGCAACCCCGACAAGTCGCTCATCGTCGCGTTCAACTACCCTGCTGTGGTGCTCACGATGGGCGCCGAGCACTggggcgagctgcgcgagctttATCTGCAGCTTACGCACCATGTCTACGAAAATGTGCGCAACTCCCTCGCCGCATCCCTGCACGAGATCGCCAAGCTGATTggcagcgacgcagcgAATGCCGACTTGGTCCCGGTGGCCGAGCGCTTCCTGCGCGACCCGTGCACGGATGTgaccgcgacgctgctcgagcacatGGACGAGTTCTGGCTCGTGCTGCCGGTGGACACGGCCAAGAGCCAGCTCCGCCAGATGCCGATGCTCTGGCTCTCCAACTTTTCGCACGACTGGCGCCTGCGTGAGAGCATTGCGCAGCACATCATGACGCTCGCACCGtcgctgctcctcgcggaCGAGGATGGGTGCTTGGTcacgctcctgctcctcgcgctgaACGACCCTGTGAATGCACTGCGCACTGTCGGCGTGCAGGCCGTGCCGGTGACCTATGCCACCTTCCacgcgcaggacgaggcgatcgccgACGGATTTTTGAGCATGATCTGCGACCTGGTCGAGGCAGCCGCCTACCGCCAGCGCGTCACCTTTTTGCATGTCATCGGCGCTTTGGTCGAGCATGGCATTCCCCGTGCGCGcttcgaggcgctgattctgccgcgcctcgtgcgcctcgcatCCGACGACGTGATCGACGTTCGCATCGCActggcgcgcacgacgcgccagGTGTGGCTCTCGTCCGATTTATACCCCGaaggcacgcagcgcccatcggacctcgtgcgcctcgttgcATCCTTGGGCCGCAATGCGTGCCTGGATGTTGCAGAGCCCGCCTCCCACCTCCtgcccgacgccgagcgcgccacCGTCGCGGCGACACTGCAGGCGTCTCCGCCGCTCCGCCCCAAGACCTTGGAGCTGGGGCCGGCGAGGTCGCTGCTAGATACGACGACCATCCCTTGGCGAGGAACCGACTCGCAGGATGCGCCAAGGGATGCAAACCCTGCCGGACAACTCGACATGGAACAAGACACCCCATAGCGTTGCCAAGCTCAAAAAAACCGCCCACATGGGCTGAATGTGGAGGTTTGGTTCTCCGCACGGCGCATCGTTGGCGGGAGGACATGGCGGGCCATAGCTACTCCAACTCGAACAGCGTGCGCCCCCGCACAGCGCGTCTCCGGCATCTGAGCCTTGATCGGCCGCCGTCTGATGATGCAAATGTGCCAGAAGACGTATCGGTGGCGAGTCGCACCCTGCCAGgggacgccgacgaggacgaagaggaggaCGTCTTTGCATTTGTTCCAAGTACGTCGCACATACTCACCGCAGCCGGTATCAGCGGGGGGGCACACCCAAAAGGACCTGCCGAGGTCCGGTCGCCGCAGAATGGGCGCGACTGGTCGTTTGACATtccgcgcgacgaggaggatgCGTGGATGGAGGATATGGATAGTGTCAATGTCGACATGAACCGGCTCTCGGTGCCAATGTCGATCAAGGACCCCCTCATGGACGAGAGCCGCAGTGAGTTTGCCTCGCGCGACGGGCTTTACCCCCGCTTGTTTAATTCGCGCGACGGGCGGCCCCTCGCGCCGGGGCGCCATGGCGACGTGCGGCCCGCTGAAAAACCTTTTTCCTGGGACGAGTACGATACGGTGGCTGCTGATGCCATGCCGTCC from Malassezia japonica chromosome 1, complete sequence includes the following:
- a CDS encoding uncharacterized protein (BUSCO:EOG09265BTA; COG:T; TransMembrane:16 (i75-95o1562-1580i1592-1611o1639-1660i1672-1697o1703-1720i1732-1752o1804-1827i1882-1901o1934-1952i1964-1983o2011-2031i2043-2062o2114-2131i2143-2176o2188-2211i); EggNog:ENOG503NUA6), with protein sequence MRSAFKKEHSFEQRKIEADRIRQKYPDRIPVICEKADKTDIPTIDKKKYLVPSDLTVGQFVYVIRKRIKLVPEKAIFIFVGDILPATAALMSAIYEEYKDEDGFLYVSYSGENTFPPQPIPIRRPRTTDEALMSTHGLCASRSPLSNSDGEYPSSPSSPLSPTNSARRVLDSRHRAPSPSRSPPFGVSRPLRRVPSHGSLLGGGRASPPSGNWLAHSSSLWPDGQFSASTNARISSPLTENALDGPAEYIPRSGAPTMGPDVVNSVWIESPPHRHRTSPSGEGEAHLSPSPVLSGSSSNESPSDKISLGFPRLSSLSLSGSPPVSLEHGRASPSNANELSSSPRSPSLHAGNSPESPPKVRSNIALPPRSGYSLSDDSDSVRSETDGSNGSGVSSSGSGSENEHENGGNDDDDDDDDESDARLRRWQMARAASQDRTERGGDDTQFENSSFEDDDTSNDADAEDEASREVRKPVPIVPPAVDETEDTPMHDYAPDGAVDPLVAVDSPTIPDTESLEDGLSSLERIFLFAKSDMAYHRVLVSRCLAEWIREVDLTDAVEYVIPLLNELATDEIEVSAVFAPELGRLMWFFFRNCPLAELQEEESSNEGSTDEEIIPRPHLPVGIFSTLLCALLLNPNSAVSGATQASIVEYFLRTKHYDEVVDNGAAPDSGTTESAEEVSMADLVVQGTAREGKMVPLAPYHFGRAARNAVLNELFENVAIAISRFDGSDSRSQQSEDVLPTSASGAPAGQADATGIAPADSLLSQSLDHGQYDEESALGRMMSVNLLAAITVEGGFTTEQLALRVVPEITSWPLDPAFFVRKEVAAAIGIIGKALVAQQSKESSGFDYAETDAPQRLLTAVNRVLLDHVWQVRQAACYSLPGVFSTQPHGPKRRKDLVIIMRALHQDVSPNVQLAAFEMIGEVIYLFHNDPNGVPNELVNLFLGSPMPTKGETERAYDPSDLLCNPDKSLIVAFNYPAVVLTMGAEHWGELRELYLQLTHHVYENVRNSLAASLHEIAKLIGSDAANADLVPVAERFLRDPCTDVTATLLEHMDEFWLVLPVDTAKSQLRQMPMLWLSNFSHDWRLRESIAQHIMTLAPSLLLADEDGCLVTLLLLALNDPVNALRTVGVQAVPVTYATFHAQDEAIADGFLSMICDLVEAAAYRQRVTFLHVIGALVEHGIPRARFEALILPRLVRLASDDVIDVRIALARTTRQVWLSSDLYPEGTQRPSDLVRLVASLGRNACLDVAEPASHLLPDAERATVAATLQASPPLRPKTLELGPASYSNSNSVRPRTARLRHLSLDRPPSDDANVPEDVSVASRTLPGDADEDEEEDVFAFVPRPAEVRSPQNGRDWSFDIPRDEEDAWMEDMDSVNVDMNRLSVPMSIKDPLMDESRSEFASRDGLYPRLFNSRDGRPLAPGRHGDVRPAEKPFSWDEYDTVAADAMPSVHIGPRGSLHRSKSVSGYSDVPATVHSIEMDDLGDDTVRNRPDSRMVYEGEDASMLPTHTHNKNDAPAPPEDFVDTPGPSEIGEEEDSPYPEVRASVSNIDDPSMPVITLRMWFLALLLSSIGGGVNMFLSLRNPSPMLSPVILQLLAYFLGKFLALVLPIDVYRLPRWLGGFEFTLNPGAFNIKEHTLISIMVNITIAQAYAINFIMVTELPRFYGSLSPASFEFVFTLCAQVIGFGLSGFLHPFLVWPAKMLWPQTLLTSTILNTLHAEEEPMDKSISRLRWFIYVGLGACLYNFIPNFFMNALSQMCWTCWIAKDNIKLNIVTGVNGMGLTSLTFDWTQAAYLSSPLVTPWWAEVNIFAGFVVFMWILAPALYFSNTIQLAHFPFNAGQSFDRFGNPYNLRRVLEPGSFAFVQENYDNYSKMVLPNTFLLSYFAGFVALTAVLVHAVLNHGGDILRGLRVLPRPPDDIHAKLMRRYKAVPMWWYQWILVFCLIAILVVMEYADLNIRSGMVLLAIIIPAVYALPSGYIFALTGQMVGTNVVSDIIGGYMLTEHPKSFLLFKSLSVQTLIGCLSFTSDLKIGHYMKVPPRAVYAVQLVGTLVVVCVQLGVKRLLVKAVPDLCTPNQQYRLTCQGLNVYFTSSLVWGVIGPRRIFTESEYRPVLWGLFIGAILPIMVWLAKRKYPRSWVRLVSIPVFFTGASVLPAATAINFTSFIAVAFVFQYWLKRHNFRWWSKYNFVTANALDAGTILSELIIFFLIQLPSNDRWDIQWWGNSVMQDTADMLRTPLLPIPESGLDL